One Schistocerca cancellata isolate TAMUIC-IGC-003103 chromosome 1, iqSchCanc2.1, whole genome shotgun sequence genomic region harbors:
- the LOC126173493 gene encoding uncharacterized protein LOC126173493, which translates to MAALLLLALLAMAGHASPQTHAGCSVDVNKSKMPYPQPLLLKPGGSKDVHGFVTPDSSEKILLRKNQQIIVACPDSVIEIRKQRLATATCFSGTTFTIGSTAYNFSDLVCKSQPMPSERNPERSCGSRSQYQEIQLGFQVGPDFYTLIDACFDTRSYRTVYDHFTMVREIRGSQTRFPRPKKWLNGRFFGTIDMDKQYERATQVVTIGKLLGDPKLGSEYISRNTDYFLSKGHLAAKSDFSLGAQEYATFFYMNAAPQWQTFNGGNWNTMEGDVRSYAATNRVKLEIYTGTHGITTLPNVNKVETDLYLYTKGRNYIPVPKLFWKIVYREDTKRAVVFMGVNNPYIERPGSDYYICKDVCSRISWITWTANDRRDKKKGYSYCCEYSDFKNAVADAPTLNVTSLLT; encoded by the exons ATGGCCGCTCTGCTGCTGCTGGCTCTTCTCGCCATGGCTGGCCACGCCTCCCCGCAGACCCACGCAG GCTGTTCGGTGGACGTAAACAAATCCAAGATGCCCTACCCTCAGCCGCTGCTGCTCAAGCCCGGCGGCAGCAAAGACGTGCACGGATTCGTGACGCCGGACTCCTCGGAGAAGATCTTGCTCAGAAAGAACCAGCAGATCATCGTCGCGTGTCCCGACAGCGTCATCGAGATCAGGAAACAGCGGCTGGCGACAGCCACCTGCTTCTCCGGCACCACCTTCACCATCGGCAGCACGGCCTACAACTTCAGTGATCTCGTATGCAAGTCCCAGCCGATGCCATCGGAGAGGAATCCGGAAAGATCGTGCGGCAGCAGAAGTCAGTATCAGGAGATCCAGCTGGGCTTCCAGGTCGGCCCCGACTTCTACACGCTCATCGACGCCTGCTTCGACACTCGCTCCTACAGAACagtgtacgaccacttcacgatggTCCGCGAAATACGGGGCAGCCAGACCCGTTTCCCCAGGCCAAAAAAGTGGTTGAACGGCAGGTTCTTCGGCACTATTGACATGGACAAACAGTACGAAAGAGCCACGCAGGTCGTGACGATCGGCAAACTGCTGGGGGACCCTAAGCTGGGGTCCGAGTACATTTCTCGAAACACCGACTACTTCCTTTCCAAAGGACACCTCGCTGCTAAATCTGATTTCTCTCTCGGCGCGCAGGAGTACGCCACGTTCTTCTACATGAACGCTGCGCCGCAGTGGCAAACATTCAACGGTGGCAACTGGAACACCATGGAGGGAGATGTACGTTCCTATGCTGCAACAAACCGCGTCAAGCTGGAAATATACACGGGTACGCACGGCATCACAACGCTGCCCAACGTGAACAAAGTCGAGACGGATTTATATCTTTATACTAAAGGCAGAAACTACATCCCAGTACCGAAGCTCTTCTGGAAGATTGTGTACAGAGAGGATACTAAGAGAGCTGTTGTGTTCATGGGTGTAAACAATCCGTACATTGAGAGGCCTGGATCTGACTACTACATCTGCAAAGACGTGTGCTCCAGGATCAGCTGGATAACCTGGACGGCCAATGACCGGAGGGACAAAAAAAAGGGTTACTCGTACTGCTGCGAGTATTCGGACTTCAAGAACGCTGTGGCCGACGCACCCACCCTCAACGTTACCTCTCTCCTTACTTAA